The sequence TTCCAAATCTACAACGGTAGAAATCTATGCAAGTTTGTTGGGATGGGGTAAACTTGACGGTAAAACAATAGCGTTTGTTAGTACCATAACCTTAGAATATATTGATTGCGCCACTGGCCAGATGTATCAGGTCAAACCACCCTCGCCGGATATAAACCCCCTTTATGACCTGGTCGGCTTCCGGGACGGCCGCCCGGTATGGGCCAAAATCCACGGAGACAAGGCGGAGCTGTTTTACTACTGAGAGCTGAAAATATAAGCTTGTTGAGCCGCTTTCCCGCAACACGAGGGGGGCGGCTTTTTTTGTTTCTGGCGGCGGTGTTACCGGGAGGCGGCGAGAGCATGAAAGTAACGTTCCGTAGCCGTGGCCTGAGCGCGGAGTACGCTTTTCAGGTTGCGGTCGCCAATCAGATGCCTATCTTATTTAAGTTGGATATTATTTACACGGCGCATGGGTTTGTAAAAATTCCATATAAATGTGATTTGTATCACGGTTATGGCCAGGAAGAAGCCTCCTGGGGTCAACCGGCACTGCGAACATTCCTGGAGAATTTTGGCGAGCAACATATTAAGGAGACAAACGGTAAGAAGCCATGGGTCGGCAATAAAGGATTGAGGGATGGGGTAAAATACGGGAAGCATACAGGTGTAAGCCACATGAGGGGACGTGGCGTGGATATCCGGATTTGGCCAAGGTGTGCTACTCACGATATTGAAGACAAAGACTATAATGTTGAAGAACACGTTAAGCAAATTAAGAGCTACTTTGATAACGGAGCAATTTATGTGGCGACTAGCAGCCGGACTGCAATAAATGGATGCAAAAAAATTGGTGTAAAAGCTGATTATTTGCCAGACCACCCTTCCCATGACCACGTTACAATCTGAGCAATGAACTGTTTGTAATGGAGGATGAACATGCATAGATGTCTTAGTCTATTGATTTTGGTTCTGCCGTTTGCAAGTGGCAATATGCTTGCAAGTTCTGCTCATATGTTTATTAGCTGGACAAAGCACACGGTGAGTTTAATTGATCCAGAAACAAAAAGTGTTGAACAGGTTTTTTCTGACAGCATGGTCTATCTAGACAACTACTTTCACTCCGAAGTCTTGTTGTCACAAACTAATCGATTTGTAAGCATCTGCGGCCGTCGCCATCCGGAAAAACGCTTTATTGACGGAGAAGTGGTTGAGGATAAGCATATTGCAGTGATAATTGATCTCGAGGATAATTCAAAATGGACCATTGAAAACGTGGAGAAGGTGTCCTGGTCGCCACAGCGGGCCTTGTTTGTTTATATCGGAGGGGAATGCATACAAGGGGGAGATTACTATTACAGCACAGGAGCCTGGCTTGTTGATCCTGCATCAAAAACAAGGGACAGTATTTTTATAAATCAGCACTACTTTGACGATATCGTCTGGAGAAAGAATGATAACAATATATACTTGGACGGTTCAGGAGTAGTAAAGTATGACCCAATAACAAAGGAGATAAAAAAGACACCTTATCGATCCTGTGAGATTTCACCGGACGGGAGATATTATTTCATAGCTTCTTTGGAGGGCGAACTTGCTAAATTTATTAGAACTCAGGATAATTCAGAGCTTAATATTTCCCTGGAAGATGAAAAAGATATGCCATTTGGCCTTCAATGCGATATGGTTGAGTGGGCAATAATAGAAGATGCTGTAATTTCTTATGTGACTGATGCAAGTGATCTCTTTGAGGTTGATTTGTCATCATGTGTCTTAAGAAAAGTGCATCCTCCCTCGCCGGACATAGACCCAATCGATGACCTGGTCGGTTTCCGGGACGGCCGCCCGGTGTGGGCCAAAATCCACGGAGACAAGGCGGAGCTGTTTTACTACTGAGAGCTGATTTGTTAAACTCTTTGAATCAACCTGTTGAACTGAAGCCGATTATGCCCCACATCCGGCGCAGGCCGCGCTCCCCCTCGGCCCTGAACGAGCAGAACAGGTCGTTGCGACAGCTTGTGCAGTATGCGCTGGTGAAGATTTTTGCGGATTCGAGTCCGGCCCGACCGGCCTGGACAGCCAGGATCGCGCGAAGGTCGGCTAATATTTTGCCGTGTTCGCTGTTGATTCCGGTTCCAGCCCCTGCCTCGGCCAGCACACCGGCCACGTCCCCGCCGACCTCGTAGCAGCGGCCGCAGATCGATGGTCCCAGGTAGAGTTCCAGTCTGCCCGGATGCACTCCGCGGCACCCGGCAAGCCCGGCCACGGCCTCGGCCAGCACACCGGCCGCTACTCCGCGCCAGCCCGTATGCACAACCGCCCAGGCACTGGTTCCGCGCTCCAGCAGGAACGCGGGCACGCAGTCAGCGACCGAGACAACCCCCAGCACTCCCGCGCCACCGCCGATAATCCCGTCACCCTCGGGACGCGAATCCTTGTCCTCCTGCCCGAAACACTCATCACCGGTCTCCAGGACCCGTGCGCCGTGCACCTGACGCAGGCGCAGCAACCTGCCGAACCCCAGGTTACCGGCCGCGGAGGCAAGAGTATCATAATCCGTCCCCACGCCATCGCCGTCCTTGACAGTCACGCCCTGCACCAGCCCGGGGATACTTTCCCATGGGGTAAATTTCAGCAGGGCCGGCGCACTTTGTCTGTCTATCCTTTCGATACCAGGACCCTCCTGCGCTTGCAAAAATAAACCCGGCCAGACCGGCCGGGTTGGGAACTCCGAATTCATGACAGGAACAGGTACGGTTTCCATTTATCATGGGAGCGCGGGTGATAGAACCTGATAAATGAATAGAACGCCGGTCTCTTTGGAGTGGAAAGGAGTTTCATCCCGACGGTTTCCGGGGTGCGGTTTCCCTTGCGGTTGTTGCATCCCGTGCAGGCGGTGATCAGGTTCTCCCACGTATCCTCGCCGCCCTTGGAACGGGGTATGACGTGATCGGTGGTCAGTTCATCCGAGCTGCGGCCGCAATACTGGCAGCGGTAGCGGTCGCGCCGCATGATATTCCGGCGGTTGAGCACCACCGAGCGACGGTCCGGGCGGATATAGATTCGCAGGCGCACCACGCTGGGCAGCTGGAAACAGCGGGTGACACTGCGGACGAACAATTTTTCGTAATATTCCACAACTTCCGCCTTACCCCCCATAACCAGCACAAGGGCGCGCCTGGCGTGGCAGACATGCAGTGGCTGAAAACTACTGTTCAGTACAAGGACGTTGGTGTTGAGCATTGCGGCTCTCTCTCTCCGGTTTACCCTGCCTGCTTGTCGGTTCGGTGCGGCCTGCGCTACCACTGTTGAAGGACGCTGGAGATCATATCATCGGCCAGCAGCAGCACCACCCGCTCGGCAGCCTCGCG is a genomic window of Candidatus Glassbacteria bacterium containing:
- a CDS encoding polyphenol oxidase family protein, with amino-acid sequence METVPVPVMNSEFPTRPVWPGLFLQAQEGPGIERIDRQSAPALLKFTPWESIPGLVQGVTVKDGDGVGTDYDTLASAAGNLGFGRLLRLRQVHGARVLETGDECFGQEDKDSRPEGDGIIGGGAGVLGVVSVADCVPAFLLERGTSAWAVVHTGWRGVAAGVLAEAVAGLAGCRGVHPGRLELYLGPSICGRCYEVGGDVAGVLAEAGAGTGINSEHGKILADLRAILAVQAGRAGLESAKIFTSAYCTSCRNDLFCSFRAEGERGLRRMWGIIGFSSTG
- a CDS encoding HNH endonuclease; amino-acid sequence: MLNTNVLVLNSSFQPLHVCHARRALVLVMGGKAEVVEYYEKLFVRSVTRCFQLPSVVRLRIYIRPDRRSVVLNRRNIMRRDRYRCQYCGRSSDELTTDHVIPRSKGGEDTWENLITACTGCNNRKGNRTPETVGMKLLSTPKRPAFYSFIRFYHPRSHDKWKPYLFLS